A part of Drosophila ananassae strain 14024-0371.13 chromosome 2R, ASM1763931v2, whole genome shotgun sequence genomic DNA contains:
- the LOC6493036 gene encoding uncharacterized protein LOC6493036 — protein sequence MSDFDSRLIELVRANPKLYERGLRSTPYNAQKKQKTEIWGSIATSLNTNASTCIAHWNNLMTKLRHELAKEKAGGNGSDWNLLPQLRFVKHSHHHHRIQHRTEDVAQRSPKPESVVGDVHDEDDQLQEAMDEQLPGTTVATAVVSVSAPTSVPVRAELMKRIEALLEGLGQDNRIKAEKRILAYLCKCNLSALNEEPIDNIVI from the exons ATGTCCGACTTTGACTCAAGGCTTATAGAACTAGTACGTGCTAACCCAAAACTCTACGAAAGAGGCTTGAGGAGCACTCCCTACAATGcgcaaaaaaagcaaaaaaccgAAATCTGGGGCAGCATCGCCACTTCCTTGAACACCAAtg CGAGCACCTGCATCGCACACTGGAACAATCTTATGACCAAACTACGTCACGAACTGGCCAAGGAAAAGGCGGGGGGCAACGGCTCCGATTGGAATCTCCTGCCCCAATTGCGATTTGTGAAGCATAGTCATCACCACCATAGAATCCAACACCGTACGGAGGACGTTGCCCAGCGGTCTCCTAAACCAGAATCTGTCGTAGGGGATGTGCACGACGAGGATGATCAGCTGCAGGAGGCCATGGACGAGCAACTGCCGGGGACCACAGTAGCCACTGCAGTGGTTTCTGTCTCAGCGCCGACCTCTGTTCCTGTTCGCGCCGAGTTAATGAAGAGAATTGAAGCCCTTCTGGAGGGTCTAGGCCAGGATAACCGCATCAAGGCCGAGAAGAGAATTCTGGCTTACCTTTGCAAGTGCAATCTTTCTGCCCTGAACGAGGAGCCAATAGACAACATAGTTATATAG
- the LOC6506960 gene encoding pseudouridylate synthase 7 homolog, translating to MGKDRNRGRRHHFSGPYNKNNWRGKQRDRTIYNGPARNRTPPQQKVTLREDQVAITEFTNPEAPGFTGILKSRFSDFHVNEIDTEGKVLELNDLNVPKVAIEPVDPQDLEKWKKELEGVIGAEVWQDIANLAEKKYDATAEQKVEIDVSSLDKEKRTQVHQLVKQLYKGKLVSTTIGQQQLKPTSDEKPSEAAEEKKTIRILKPKPGRGDNRWSFPGEYVTFLVHKTNMDTVEVVSTLASRLNLRPSQVNYCGTKDKRAKTTQNFSIRRRSPDSILGASRCLRDVHVGNFGFRSTTLKLGDLQGNRFRIALRHIARDKRPDIETTLESVKERGFINYYGLQRFGNSASVPTYEVGVALLKCDYKLACELILKPRDTDVEFLRPIREEWWEKRDSAAAAAKIYSDKFIEKKLLDGLAKFGEAQYSTALRQIPRNMLMLYPHAYQSYIFNRIASKRIKEFGLKLIPGDLVYVEDLPPQQEEKEKLNEEEVAGESADDVSETTPDAAEEDAEEEESIFKRKVRPLTEDDIASGQFKISDVVLPLPGHDITYPGNQCREWYDEMLAEVGLTSELLKHKEKTYSLGGAYRKLIIQPSDLKWSFRLYNTPEDTLIASDWERLRNIPITEEPKEEEAKFMALLLEFSLPTAAYATMFLRELFKKDTSTAIQMHLEWEAMKATKKEDVPDETAAKEAKGEVEEKEEEEPVEKMRKLEAKAEAEAEVVETN from the exons atggGTAAAGACCGCAACAGGGGACGCCGGCATCATTTTTCTGGCCCGTATAACAAGAATAATTGGCGCGGCAAGCAGCGAGACCGCACCATCTACAATGGACCCGCACGCAACAG GACACCTCCACAGCAGAAAGTCACACTCCGCGAGGACCAGGTGGCCATCACAGAGTTCACCAATCCCGAGGCGCCTGGTTTTACCGGCATTCTGAAGTCGCGCTTCTCCGATTTCCACGTGAACGAGATCGACACCGAGGGCAAGGTCTTGGAACTCAACGATCTTAACGTACCGAAGGTGGCCATCGAGC CTGTGGATCCTCAGGAtttggaaaagtggaaaaaggAACTGGAGGGCGTAATTGGAGCTGAAGTCTGGCAGGATATCGCCAATCTGGCCGAGAAAAAATACGACGCTACAGCTGAGCAGAAGGTGGAGATCGATGTGAGCAGCCTGGACAAGGAGAAGCGCACACAAGTCCACCAGCTGGTCAAGCAGCTCTACAAAGGCAAACTGGTGTCCACCACCATTGGACAGCAACAATTGAAGCCCACGTCCGACGAAAAGCCTTCAGAGGCAGCGGAGGAGAAGAAAACAATTCGCAttttaaaaccaaaaccaGGAAGGGGCGACAATCGATGGAGCTTCCCCGGAGAGTATGTGACGTTTCTGGTGCACAAAACCAATATGGACACTGTCGAAGTGGTCTCTACGCTGGCTTCGAGATTAAA CTTACGTCCCTCTCAGGTTAATTACTGTGGAACCAAAGACAAGCGCGCCAAAACAACACAAAACTTCTCAATAAGACGCCGCTCCCCTGACAGTATTCTGGGAGCTTCGCGTTGCCTCCGGGACGTGCATGTCGGCAACTTTGGCTTCAGAAGTACTACTCTTAAGCTAGGCGATCTGCAGGGCAATCGCTTCCGTATTGCATTACGTCATATAGCTCGAGATAAGCGTCCTGACATCGAGACTACTTTAGAGTCAGTGAAGGAACGCGGATTCATCAACTATTATGGATTGCAGCGTTTTGGGAACAGTGCCAGTGTACCCACATACGAAGTAGGCGTGGCGCTTCTCAAATGCGACTACAAGCTGGCATGCGAACTGATTCTGAAGCCCCGCGACACGGACGTGGAGTTCCTGCGTCCCATTCGCGAGGAGTGGTGGGAGAAGCGCGACTCGGCCGCGGCAGCTGCAAAGATCTACTCCGACAAGTTCATCGAGAAGAAGCTCCTGGACGGATTGGCCAAGTTCGGCGAGGCGCAGTACTCCACTGCTCTCAGGCAGATTCCTCGCAACATGCTAATGCTCTATCCCCATGCCTACCAGAGCTACATTTTCAACAGGATTGCATCGAAAAGGATTAAGGAGTTTGGCTTGAAGCTAATCCCTGGAGATTTGGTTTATGTGGAGGACCTACCACCACAGCAAGAGGAGAAGGAAAAACTGAATGAGGAGGAAGTCGCAGGGGAATCTGCCGATGACGTTTCAGAAACTACGCCAGATGCTGCCGAAGAGGATGCCGAGGAAGAGGAGTCTATTTTTAAACGAAAAGTTCGGCCACTGACGGAAGATGACATCGCCAGCGGGCAGTTTAAAATATCTGATGTGGTGCTGCCTCTGCCAGGACATGACATTACTTATCCTGGCAACCAGTGCCGAGAATGGTACGACGAGATGCTCGCCGAAGTAGGCCTCACCTCGGAGCTGCTCAAACATAAAGAGAAGACTTACTCTCTGGGTGGAGCTTATCGCAAGCTGATCATTCAACCCAGTGATCTCAAATGGAGCTTTCGCCTGTACAACACGCCCGAGGATACGCTCATAGCCTCCGACTGGGAGCGCCTGCGAAACATTCCCATAACCGAGGAACCCAAAGAGGAGGAGGCCAAATTCATGGCCCTGCTTTTGGAATTTTCCCTGCCTACAGCCGCCTATGCTACCATGTTTTTGAGGGAGCTATTCAAAAAGGATACCTCGACGGCGattcaaatgcatttggaatgggAGGCGATGAAGGCGACCAAGAAAGAGGATGTGCCGGACGAGACGGCGGCTAAGGAGGCAAAGGGCGAAGTGGAGGAGAAGGAAGAGGAGGAGCCAGTGGAGAAGATGAGGAAGTTGGAGGCGAAGGcggaggcagaggcagaggtgGTGGAGACCAACTGA